In the genome of Desulfofalx alkaliphila DSM 12257, the window CGGCTTTCTTTAAATACATTTTTATCTCTTCAACTGAAGAGGCACCGGCAACTCAACCACAATAAAGTTTTTCATCTTGCTTCATTTCTTCTGACAGGTCTTTAATTAGGACTACATCAGAAATAGCAACTCTACCACCTTTTACCAATACCCTGTATGCCTCATTATATACCCTTTGTTTATTAGGGGATAAGTTTATTACGCAATTTGAGATAATTACATCTGCTGTGTTATCAGCTACCGGAAGATTTTCAATTTCTCCTAATCTAAAATCTACATTCGTATAATTGTGTTTCTTTGCCAAAAACCTTGACTTACTCACCATTTCAGGAGTCATATCTACTCCAATTACATATCCCTTGGGCCCTACCTTTTTTGATGCCAAGAAACAATCAAATCCTCCTCCACTTCCAAGGTCAATTACTGTTTCACCTTCTTTTATCTCTGCAATAAGTTGAGGATTTCCACAACCTAGCCCCATGTTAGCTCCTTCTGGTACATTTA includes:
- the arsM gene encoding arsenite methyltransferase; amino-acid sequence: MGDINKTDIRNIVRVSYGKIADSTANGGGCCSGSIEIKGSTQKVSKEIGYSDEEILNVPEGANMGLGCGNPQLIAEIKEGETVIDLGSGGGFDCFLASKKVGPKGYVIGVDMTPEMVSKSRFLAKKHNYTNVDFRLGEIENLPVADNTADVIISNCVINLSPNKQRVYNEAYRVLVKGGRVAISDVVLIKDLSEEMKQDEKLYCGUVAGASSVEEIKMYLKKAGFSNINIETKEVPEEYAKKWAHNLRVGEYIMSASIKATKL